One Capsicum annuum cultivar UCD-10X-F1 chromosome 2, UCD10Xv1.1, whole genome shotgun sequence genomic window carries:
- the LOC107859411 gene encoding epoxide hydrolase A gives MEGIEHKYVEVNGLKLHVAETGNGNSPVVVFLHGFPEIWYSWRHQMIAVARAGYRAIAPDFRGYGLSGQPPQPEKTTFLDLTNDILALLDALNISKVFLIGKDFGSFIVSQFVNLYEEKVSGFIVMGVPFLPPKPLQFKQGIPEGFYISRFAEPGRAEADFGRLDAKTVVRNIYILFSRSELPIANENQEIMDIVQPSTPLPPWFSEEDLTAYGALYENSGFRTAMQVPYRSLHEELNITDPTIHVPALFIKGEKDYFLKFPGIEDYISGGLLKSLVPNLQIVNLPEGTHFVQEQLPDEVNPLVLEFLTKNSKPQ, from the exons ATGGAAGGAATAGAGCACAAATACGTTGAAGTGAATGGGCTAAAGCTTCATGTAGCTGAAACTGGAAATGGGAATTCCCCAGTTGTAGTGTTCTTACATGGATTCCCTGAAATATGGTATTCTTGGAGGCACCAGATGATAGCTGTAGCCAGAGCTGGTTACAGAGCTATTGCACCAGATTTCAGAGGATATGGGTTATCGGGTCAGCCACCCCAACCCGAGAAAACCACCTTTCTTGATCTTACCAATGACATCCTTGCACTTCTTGATGCTCTCAATATCTCTAAG GTTTTCCTCATCGGTAAAGACTTTGGCTCTTTTATCGTTTCACAATTTGTCAATCTGTATGAGGAGAAAGTCTCTGGATTTATTGTAATGGGGGTGCCATTTTTGCCTCCGAAACCTCTCCAGTTTAAACAAGGCATCCCTGAAGGCTTCTATATTTCGAGATTTGCG GAACCAGGGAGAGCTGAAGCTGATTTTGGTCGCCTTGACGCCAAAACAGTAGTGAGAAATATATACATTCTTTTCTCCAGAAGTGAATTACCCATTGCCAATGAAAATCAGGAAATCATGGACATTGTGCAACCTTCAACTCCTCTGCCCCCTTGGTTCTCTGAGGAAGATCTGACTGCATATGGTGCTTTGTATGAGAACTCCGGATTCCGAACTGCTATGCAGGTTCCCTATAG GTCACTGCATGAAGAACTCAACATTACAGATCCAACCATTCACGTTCCAGCACTGTTTATTAAAGGAGAGAAAGATTATTTCCTCAAATTTCCAGGAATCGAAGATTACATTAGTGGTGGACTCCTCAAAAGTTTAGTCCCTAATCTGCAGATTGTTAACTTGCCAGAAGGAACCCATTTTGTTCAAGAACAACTACCTGACGAAGTTAATCCACTTGTGCTCGAATTCCTTACTAAGAACAGCAAGCCTCAGTAA